The following are encoded in a window of Castanea sativa cultivar Marrone di Chiusa Pesio chromosome 5, ASM4071231v1 genomic DNA:
- the LOC142635737 gene encoding sister chromatid cohesion protein PDS5 homolog C-like yields MTVFDREFKKEIKEAGNALLNPPSSIDDLLTFLDKVENLLGYVEQKPSKSMITTPDAPYKDEQMKEIFQLILVAFENMSHVSTRSYKKVVSILDTIAKVKLCLVMLDLECDALVVEMFQIFLKIIRSNYPLAV; encoded by the exons ATGACTGTCTTTGATAGAGAATTTAAGAAGGAGATTAAGGAGGCTGGGAATGCACTCCTTAACCCTCCTTCCTCCATTGATGATCTCCTCACTTTTCTTGATaaagttgaaaatttgttaGGATATGTGGAGCAAAAACCATCCAAATCAAT GATAACAACACCAGATGCCCCATATAAGGATgagcaaatgaaagaaatattTCAATTGATTTTGGTAGCATTTGAAAATATGTCTCATGTGTCAACTCGCTCTTATAAGAAGGTAGTTTCAATTCTTGATACCATTGCAAAGGTCAAGTTATGCTTGGTGATGTTGGATCTTGAGTGTGATGCATTGGTTGTTGAGATGtttcaaattttcttaaagATAATTAGGTCCAACTATCCACTTGCTGTATGA
- the LOC142633998 gene encoding (3S,6E)-nerolidol synthase 1-like, with the protein MSMAFFCASSSSSKPQNGFKNIQNTENITSLINDTCMQKAQGSSIAQDQAVNYFPTEDYNFLPEYHSSTDDFCVEYVQKLKKFKNILSKLVEDPFEGLNVVDAILRLGIEYHFQEEIETILKRQYMIFSAHAGHDHDLYEAALRFRLLRQDGYHVSADVFNNFKNKEGNFKLELGEHISGLMELYEASEVSIDHEDILIEAKDFSRHLLEANIKHLDHQHARFILNTLEHPYHKSLPRFMAKGLPDNFEGARGWVKHLQELAKMDFKMVQSIHQQELLQIFKWWKGLGLAKKLNFARDQPLKWYMWTAACLTDPSLTYQRVELTKPIAMVYVIDDMFDVYGTLDELTLFTNAVNRWELSASEKLPDPLKICFVALYDITNEISYKVYKRTGWNPIDSLKKAWARLCNAFLLEAQWFASGNLPKAEEYMKNAHVSTGLHVVLVHKFFLLGEGISKETVDLLDNNPSITSSIATILRLWDDLGNAQDEDQNGHDGSYIECYRKEHQGCSVEDAKSHVIKMISNAWKQLNKDCLNPNPFPASFIKASLNAARMVPLMYSYDEKHRLPSLEEHMKSLILKSVAYKKM; encoded by the exons ATGTCCATGGCCTTCTTTTGTGCATCCTCTTCTTCCTCTAAACCTCAAAATGGTTTCAAAAATATCCAAAATACTGAAAATATTACTTCCCTCATCAATGATACTTGTATGCAAAAGGCACAAGGAAGCAGCATTGCCCAAGATCAAGCGGTTAATTATTTTCCCACAGAAGACTACAATTTTCTTCCTGAATACCACAGTTCCACG GATGATTTTTGCGTTGAATACGTgcaaaaactaaagaaattcaaaaatataCTTAGCAAGTTAGTTGAAGATCCTTTCGAAGGTTTGAACGTGGTTGATGCAATCTTGCGCTTAGGCATTGAGTATCACTTCCAAGAGGAGATTGAAACAATCCTTAAAAGGCAGTATATGATTTTTAGCGCTCATGCAGGTCATGATCACGATCTTTATGAGGCTGCACTGCGTTTTCGGTTATTGAGACAAGATGGCTATCATGTTTCTGCAG ATGTGTTTAACAATTTCAAGAACAAGGAAGGAAACTTTAAATTGGAGTTAGGTGAACACATAAGTGGATTGATGGAATTATATGAAGCGTCAGAGGTAAGCATCGATCACGAAGACATACTCATAGAAGCTAAAGACTTCAGTCGCCACCTTCTCGAAGCAAACATCAAACATCTTGATCACCAACACGCTAGATTCATTCTGAACACATTGGAGCATCCCTATCATAAGAGTTTGCCAAGGTTCATGGCTAAGGGCCTCCCAGACAATTTCGAAGGGGCAAGGGGTTGGGTAAAACATTTACAAGAACTAGCAAAGATGGACTTCAAAATGGTCCAGTCCATACACCAACAGGAActtcttcaaattttcaa ATGGTGGAAAGGCTTAGGTCTGGCTAAAAAGTTGAACTTTGCGAGAGATCAACCACTTAAATGGTACATGTGGACAGCGGCTTGCCTCACAGATCCAAGCCTGACATATCAAAGGGTTGAGCTCACAAAACCTATAGCTATGGTTTACGTGATAGACGACATGTTTGATGTTTACGGAACGCTAGATGAACTCACTCTCTTCACAAATGCAGTGAATAG ATGGGAATTATCAGCATCTGAGAAATTACCAGACCCTTTGAAGATATGTTTCGTGGCTCTTTATGACATTACCAATGAAATCAGCTACAAGGTCTACAAAAGGACTGGATGGAACCCTATTGACTCCCTAAAGAAAGCG TGGGCTAGATTGTGTAATGCCTTCCTATTAGAAGCACAATGGTTTGCTTCTGGGAACTTGCCAAAGGCAGAGGAGTACATGAAGAATGCACATGTGAGTACAGGATTGCATGTGGTGCTAGTTCACAAGTTCTTTCTCTTGGGTGAGGGAATTAGCAAGGAGACTGTTGATCTTCTGGACAACAATCCCAGCATTACATCTTCCATAGCCACAATTCTTCGACTCTGGGATGACCTCGGAAATGCCCAG GATGAGGATCAAAACGGTCATGATGGATCCTATATTGAGTGCTACAGGAAAGAACATCAAGGCTGTTCAGTTGAAGATGCAAAAAGTCATGTTATCAAAATGATTTCAAATGCATGGAAGCAACTCAACAAGGATTGCCTTAACCCAAATCCATTTCCAGCGTCTTTTATAAAGGCTTCTCTTAATGCTGCAAGGATGGTTCCTTTGATGTACAGTTATGACGAGAAACATCGCCTTCCAAGTCTAGAGGAGCACATGAAGTCACTGATCTTGAAAAGTGTTGCCTATAAGAAAATGTAA